A window of the Cryptococcus decagattii chromosome 6, complete sequence genome harbors these coding sequences:
- a CDS encoding pyruvate carboxylase — MTAVGELQTPIEAWVSHLGIDTSRPGTPSASGAPLIPHTITGLRKKQAGHSGPLKKLLVANRGEIAIRVFRTAHELAMSTVAIYSHEDRMGAHRYKSDESYLVGKGMSPVAAYLAQDDIVRIALEHEVDMIHPGYGFLSENAEFAKKVEDAGIAFIGPRPETIDALGDKTKARTLAIKTGVPVVPGTPGPVESYDKAAEFIEKYGFPVIIKAAMGGGGRGMRVVRDQESFKESFERAVSEAKSAFGDGTVFIERFLDRPRHIEVQLLADGEGNCVHLFERDCSVQRRHQKVVEVAPAPNLEESVRQAILSDALKLAEAVKYRNAGTAEFLVDQQNRHYFIEINPRIQVEHTITEEITGIDIVAAQIQIAAGVTLQQLGLTQENIHRRGFAIQCRITTEDAAANFQPDTGKIEVYRSAGGNGVRLDASSGYAGAQITPHYDSLLVKCSVSGATYEVARRKMLRSLIEFRIRGVKTNIPFLIRLLTHEVFESGKTWTTFIDDTPELFKLVHSQNRAQKLLAYLGDLAVNGSSIKGQMGEPGLKTEAMIPTIVDAEGKPVDTSKPCLTGWRNIIVEQGPEAFAKAIRNYKGCLIMDTTWRDAHQSLLATRMRTIDMANIARETSHALQNAYSLECWGGATFDVAMRFLYEDPWVRLRTLRKLVPNIPLQALVRGANAVGYTSYPDNAIYDFSRKAVEAGLDIFRVFDSLNYLENLKVGIDAAKKAGGVVEGTICYSGDVANPKKTKYTLQYYLDLTDALVKEGIHVLGIKDMAGLLKPEAARLLIGAIRKAHPELPIHVHSHDTAGIAAASMIACAAAGADVVDVAIDDLSGLTSQPAMGAVCGALEQTGLGTGISYENIQALNQYWTQIRKLYQCFEANVRASDSGVFDHEMPGGQYTNLQFQASQLGLGTQWLDIKKKYIEANKLCGDIIKVTPSSKVVGDFAQFMVSNNLNAQDVIDRAASLDFPSSVVEFFQGYLGQPYGGFPEPLRSSIIRDKPRIDERPGLAMAPLDFKKIKAELREKYGPQITDFDVASYYMYPKVFEEFQGFVEKFGDLSVVPTRFFLAKPAINEEISISIETGKTLTIKLLAIGPLDQSKGTRECFFELNGETRAVVINDTNAAIEHVSREKASSDPGSVGSPMSGVVIDVRVKEGQAVKAGDPLCVLSAMKMESVVSSPVSGNVKRVLVKESDSIAQGDLVVEVTH, encoded by the exons ATGACCGCCGTGGGCGAGCTTCAGACACCT ATCGAAGCCTGGGTTTCCCACCTCGGCATCGATACCTCCCGACCAGGTACACCCAGCGCGTCGGGTGCACCCCTTATTCCCCACAC TATCACTGGCCTCCGAAAGAAACAAGCCGGCCATTCTGGCCCTCTCAAAAAGCTCCTCGTGGCTAATCGAGGGGAGATTGCCATCCGTGTCTTCCGTACTGCCCACGAGCTTGCCATGTCTACTGTGGCCATCTATTCCCACGAAGACCGAATGGGCGCTCACCGATACAAATCTGACGAGTCTTACCTTGTTGGTAAGGGAATGTCCCCTGTTGCTGCCTACTTGGCCCAGGACGATATCGTCAGGATCGCTCTTGAGCATGAAGTTGACATGATCCACCCTGG TTACGGCTTCCTCTCTGAGAATGCCGAGTTCGCCAAGAAGGTCGAGGATGCTGGTATTGCCTTCATTGGTCCCCGCCCTGAGACCATCGATGCCCTTGGTGACAAGACCAAGGCTCGAACTCTTGCCATTAAGACTGGTGTTCCTGTCGTTCCCGGTACTCCAGGCCCTGTCGAATCTTACGACAAAGCTGCCGAGTTCATTGAGAAGTACGGATTCCccgtcatcatcaaggCTGCCatgggtggtggtggacgAGGTATGCGAGTCGTTAGGGACCAGGAGAGTTTCAAGGAGAGCTTTGAGAGAGCTGTCAGTGAGGCCAAAAGTGCTTTCGGTGACGGTACTGTCTTCATTGAGCGATTCCTTGACCGACCTCGGCACATTGAAGTCCAGCTTCTTGCCGATGGTGAGGGTAACTGCGTTCACCTCTTTGAACGAGACTGTTCTGTCCAGCGACGTCACCAAAAGGTCGTCGAAGTCGCCCCTGCCCCCAATCTGGAGGAATCCGTCCGACAAGCCATCTTGTCTGACGCCCTCAAACTCGCGGAAGCTGTCAAGTACCGTAACGCCGGTACAGCCGAATTCCTCGTCGACCAACAGAACCGCCACTACTTCATTGAGATCAACCCTCGTATCCAGGTCGAGCACACCATTACCGAAGAGATCACCGGTATTGACATCGTCGCTGCTCAGATTCAGATTGCTGCTGGTGTAACCCTCCAACAGCTTGGTTTGACCCAGGAGAACATCCACAGGCGAGGATTTGCTATCCAATGTCGTATCACCACTGAGGATGCCGCAGCCAACTTCCAGCCTGACACTGGTAAGATTGAAGTCTACAGATCTGCTGGTGGTAATGGTGTCCGATTGGACGCGAGCTCTGGTTATGCCGGTGCGCAGATCACTCCTCATTACGATTCTTTGCTTGTCAAGTGTTCCGTTAGCGGTGCTACTTATGAGGTTGCtaggaggaagatgctCCGTTCTCTGATCGAGTTCCGTATTCGAGGTGTCAAGACCAACATTCCCTTCTTGATCCGTCTTCTCACTCACGAAGTCTTCGAGTCTGGTAAGACTTGGACCACCTTCATCGATGACACCCCCGAACTCTTCAAGCTTGTTCACTCTCAGAATCGAGCCCAGAAGCTTCTCGCCTACCTCGGTGACCTTGCCGTTAACGGATCTTCCATCAAGGGCCAGATGGGCGAGCCCGGTCTTAAGACTGAAGCTATGATCCCTACGATTGTGGACGCTGAGGGTAAACCTGTTGACACTAGCAAGCCTTGCTTGACCGGTTGGAGGAACATTATCGTCGAACAAGGTCCCGAGGCCTTCGCCAAGGCTATCAGGAACTACAAGGGTTGT CTTATCATGGACACTACATGGCGAGACGCCCACCAATCTCTCCTTGCTACCCGTATGCGAACCATTGACATGGCCAACATCGCCCGAGAGACTTCTCACGCCCTCCAGAACGCCTACTCTCTCGAGTGTTGGGGTGGTGCCACCTTTGATGTCGCGATGAGGTTCCTCTACGAGGACCCTTGGGTCAGGTTGAGGACTTTGAGGAAGTTGGTCCCCAACATTCCTTTGCAAGCTTTGGTCCGAGGTGCCAACGCTGTCGGTTACACTTCTTACCCTGACAATGCCATTTACGACTTCTCCAGGAAAGCTGTTGAGGCCGGTCTCGACATTTTCCGAGTTTTCGACTCTCTCAACTATCTTGAGAACTTGAAGGTCGGTATCGATGCCGCTAAGAAGGCCGGTGGTGTCGTTGAGGGTACTATCTGTTACTCTGGTGACGTTGCCAACCCCAAGAAGACTAAGTACACTCTTCAATACTACCTCGACCTCACCGACGCGCTCGTCAAGGAAGGCATCCACGTCCTCGGTATCAAGGACATGGCCGGTCTCCTCAAACCCGAGGCTGCTCGATTGCTTATCGGTGCTATCCGAAAGGCTCATCCCGAGCTTCCTATCCACGTCCACTCTCACGACACTGCTGGTATCGCTGCCGCGAGCATGATTGCTTGCGCTGCTGCCGGTGCTGATGTCGTTGACGTTGCCATCGATGACCTCTCCGGTCTCACCTCTCAGCCCGCCATGGGTGCCGTCTGCGGTGCTCTTGAGCAGACCGGTTTGGGTACTGGTATCTCTTACGAGAACATTCAGGCGCTCAACCAATACTGGACCCAAATTAGAAAGCTTTACCAATGCTTCGAGGCCAATGTTCGTGCATCCGACTCTGGTGTCTTCGACCACGAGATGCCTGGTGGTCAGTACACCAACTTGCAGTTCCAGGCCTCCCAGCTTGGTTTGGGTACCCAGTGGTTGGAcatcaagaagaagtacATTGAGGCCAACAAGCTC TGTGGAGACATCATCAAGGTCACTCCTTCCTCCAAGGTCGTTGGCGACTTTGCCCAATTCATGGTTTCCAACAACCTCAACGCGCAGGACGTCATCGACCGTGCCGCCTCTCTTGACTTCCCCTCGTCAGTCGTCGAGTTCTTCCAAGGTTACCTCGGCCAGCCGTACGGTGGTTTCCCTGAACCTCTTCGATCTAGCATCATCCGTGACAAGCCTAGAATCGATGAGCGCCCTGGTTTGGCCATGGCTCCTCTTGACTtcaagaagatcaaggctGAGTTGAGGGAGAAGTACGGCCCTCAAATTACCGACTTCGATGTCGCGAGCTACTATATGTACCCCAAGGTGTTCGAGGAGTTCCAGGGCTTTGTTGAGAAGTTCGGTGACCTTAG TGTCGTGCCTACTCGATTCTTCCTCGCCAAGCCCGCGATCAATGAGGAAATAAGCATTTCCATCGAAACTGGTAAGACTCTTACAATCAAGCTTCTTGCCATCGGTCCTCTCGACCAATCCAAGGGTACCCGAGAATGCTTCTTTGAGCTCAACGGTGAAACCCGTGCGGTCGTCATCAACGACACCAACGCTGCCATCGAGCACGTGTCTAGGGAGAAGGCCTCTAGCGACCCCGGAAGTGTCGGATCTCCTATG TCTGGTGTTGTGATCGATGTCCGAGTCAAGGAGGGCCAAGCTGTCAAGGCCGGTGACCCCTTGTGTGTCCTATCTGCcatgaagatggagagtgTGGTTTCCAGTCCCGTGTCTGGTAACGTCAAGCGAGTTTTAGTCAAGGAGAGCGACTCTATCGCCCAGGGCGACTTAGTCGTCGAGGTTACCCATTAG
- a CDS encoding (DL)-glycerol-3-phosphatase 1 translates to MLMEFSEGHVILFLGRLGSVYRAEIRLRVVYYLRQQHDLPSKSSSEYRICHLRHGWPSDVSLKRLCSLKSHTNDVTNLDRDSEKIVAEVTDTILGRYGHSLTWEIKAGAMGKPLAIASEWILSHFPDIREQLSIEEFIEEGSRMKAKLFREVEPMRGAAALVKGLSEAGVPIALATGSSMQNFIYKTTHLPHIFSHFSPSCIITADSPGIKRGKPDPDIFLVAARSLGRDVGTSDECSEIQKEERSKGLVFEDSVPGVLAGVAAGMNVIWVPHAEVKALNPEETYGAREILTHLEEWAPTKWNLPSMPGFGNDLPLKV, encoded by the exons ATGTTGATGGAATTCTCGGAAGGTCACGTGATTCTGTTCCTCGGCAGATTAGGTTCTGTTTATCGGGCCGAGATTCGTCTAAGGGTCG TATATTATTTAAGGCAACAGCATGATCTCCCAAGTAAATCCTCCAGCGAATATCGAATATGTCATCTTCGACATGGATGGCCTTCTGA TGTAAGCTTGAAGCGACTTTGCAGTTTAAAGTCGCATACTAACGATGTCACGAATCTTGATAGAGATTCTGAG AAAATTGTGGCGGAAGTTACAG ATACGATCCTTGGGCGGTATGGTCATTCTCTAACGTGGGAGATCAAAGCTGGAGCTATGGGCAAGCCTCTAGCGATCGCCTCGGAATGGATTTTATCCCACTTTCCGGACATACGGGAGCAATTATCCATTGAGGAATTCATTGAAGAAGGTTCAAGGATGAAGGCAAAACTGTTCAGAGAGGTTGAACCGATGAGAGGTGCAGCCGCTTTGGTCAAAGGCTTG TCTGAGGCAGGAGTGCCAATCGCCCTGGCCACAGGCTCTAGCATGCAAAACTTCATCTACAAAACG ACTCATCTCCCCCATATCTTTAGCCATTTCTCACCCTCTTGCATCATTACTGCGGATTCTCCAGGAATTAAAAGGGGGAAACCGGACCCCGATATCTTCCTCGTTGCAGCTCGCTCGTTAGGTAGAGATGTCGGTACATCCGATGAATGCTCAGAGATTcagaaggaggaaaggagcAAAGGTTTGGTGTTTGAAGACTCTGTACCGGGAGTACTTGCTGGAGTTGCAGCCGGCATGAACG TTATATGGGTGCCCCATGCAGAGGTCAAGGCTCTTAATCCCGAAGAAACATATGGTGCCCGAGAGATTCTCACCCATCTGGAAGAATGGGCTCCTACAAAATGGAATCTTCCTTCGATGCCTGGGTTCGGTAAT GATTTGCCCCTAAAAGTATAA
- a CDS encoding 40S ribosomal protein S14 yields the protein MAPKKVRAPQEAAVSLGPQVAEGENVFGVAHIFASFNDTFVHVTDLTGKETISRVTGGMKVKADRDESSPYAAMLAAQDVAAKCKEVGITALHVKLRATGGTGTKQPGPGGQAALRALARAGMRIGRIEDVTPTPSDSTRRKGGRRGRRL from the exons ATG GCCCCCAAGAAGGTTCGAGCCCCCCAGGAAGCTGCTGTCTCTCTCGGTCCCCAGGTCGCTGAGGGTGAGAATGTCTTCGGCGTTGCTCACATCTTCGCTTC CTTCAACGACACTTTCGTCCACGTTACCGACTTGACCGGCAAGGAGACCATCTCCCGAGTCACTGGTGGTATGAAGGTTAAGGCTGACCGTGACGAGTCTTCC CCCTACGCTGCGATGCTTGCCGCTCAGGACGTTGCCGCCAAGTGCAAGGAGGTCGGCATTACCGCTCTCCACGTCAAGCTCCGTGCTACTGGTGGTACCGGCACCAAGCAGCCCGGTCCCGGTGGTCAGGCCGCTCTCCGAGCCCTCGCCCGTGCCGGTATGAGGATCGGTCGAATTGAGGACGTTACCCCTACTCCTTCCGACTCCACCAGGAGGAAGGGTGGTAGGCGTGGTAGGAGGTTGTAA